The following coding sequences are from one Chloroflexaceae bacterium window:
- a CDS encoding M28 family metallopeptidase, whose protein sequence is MTHIEHELNRHLIHLSRTIGARPAGSAANVAAAGYIARSLESAGFTVELQAYQCPTWEDLGTTLEVGGVAAPVGANPFSPPCDVQAPAVAAGALAELQTLPMGGRVAVLYGQVAAAPLAPGSWPWRGEHDSAILTALEKGAPEAVLMVQTHAGALARLIEDPDFPLASATVSAEAGLLLVRQPGVPVRLRINTRRGIGGACNVIGRLGGQDEPRVLLCAHFDTKIDTPGASDNAGGVAVLLALAEMLGAHQLSIGLEVVAFNGGEYPPSGAAEYIRQSSADLEAVVAVLNFDGVGQWLAPNSIALIAGSPAFAEVLQQVLRRYPGVVRAAPWLESDHGFFAQRGVPAVAFSAAARQPLEHTRADTADWVSPPRLREAAMLGAEIVAALRGKSPAWSRPPRGIESVAP, encoded by the coding sequence ATGACCCACATTGAGCATGAGTTGAACCGGCATCTCATCCATCTCAGCCGCACGATCGGCGCCCGTCCGGCAGGATCGGCGGCGAATGTGGCCGCGGCAGGCTACATCGCGCGCAGCCTTGAGAGCGCCGGTTTTACGGTCGAACTTCAGGCCTACCAGTGCCCGACGTGGGAGGATCTGGGGACAACGCTGGAGGTGGGGGGCGTCGCGGCGCCGGTCGGCGCGAATCCCTTCTCGCCGCCCTGCGACGTCCAGGCGCCTGCGGTGGCGGCCGGCGCCCTGGCCGAGCTTCAAACGTTGCCGATGGGCGGGCGGGTGGCGGTGCTCTACGGTCAGGTGGCCGCGGCGCCCCTGGCGCCCGGCTCCTGGCCGTGGAGGGGCGAGCACGACTCGGCGATCCTCACCGCCCTGGAGAAAGGCGCGCCGGAGGCGGTGCTGATGGTGCAGACGCACGCGGGGGCGCTGGCCCGGTTGATTGAGGACCCCGATTTCCCGCTGGCTTCGGCAACGGTCTCGGCCGAGGCGGGATTGCTGCTGGTGCGGCAGCCGGGTGTGCCGGTGCGCCTGCGGATCAACACTCGGCGCGGCATAGGCGGCGCCTGCAATGTGATCGGGCGGCTGGGAGGGCAGGATGAGCCGCGTGTCCTCCTCTGCGCCCACTTTGACACGAAGATCGACACGCCGGGCGCTTCCGACAATGCGGGGGGCGTAGCCGTGCTGCTGGCGCTGGCGGAGATGCTGGGAGCGCATCAGCTCAGCATCGGCCTGGAGGTCGTGGCCTTCAATGGCGGGGAGTACCCGCCCTCGGGCGCCGCGGAGTACATCCGCCAATCCAGCGCCGATCTCGAAGCGGTTGTCGCGGTGTTGAACTTCGATGGCGTCGGGCAGTGGCTGGCGCCCAACAGCATTGCGCTCATTGCCGGTTCGCCAGCCTTCGCGGAGGTGTTGCAACAGGTGTTGCGCCGTTACCCCGGCGTGGTCCGGGCGGCGCCGTGGCTGGAGAGCGATCACGGCTTCTTCGCGCAGCGCGGCGTGCCCGCCGTAGCCTTCTCGGCTGCCGCCCGCCAGCCGCTCGAGCACACGCGCGCCGACACGGCGGACTGGGTCAGTCCGCCCCGGCTCCGCGAGGCGGCCATGCTCGGCGCCGAGATCGTCGCTGCGCTGCGGGGAAAAAGCCCGGCCTGGAGCCGCCCTCCCCGCGGGATTGAAAGCGTCGCCCCCTGA
- a CDS encoding acyl-CoA dehydrogenase family protein, whose product MAPLTLPLAGLTRLFKFPDMVRSLGGVSPQEIGLLLKSITSKRRPRALPPINSDFYDISDMLTAEERAVQRGIRAYMEQRVRPIIGEYWERGEFPHELLPSFAAMTRDVLGDRLHGISGIGPVTGGIIAMELARVDASIYTFLGVHWGLAMGSIDLFGSEEQKRRWLGPMQRFELIGTWSLTEPEVGSGAAAGLTTTARRDEHGWVLNGAKKWCGNAPFADLNIVFARDMSDHQVKAFVVERGAPGYHIEKLEGKTALRVVQNANVRLEQVRVPETNRLPGVRSFRDVARQLGMARGHVAWAMTGVAMGAYERTLEYANQRIQFGRPITGFQLVQNGLVRMLGNVTAMQTLCMRLSQLQARDGKISQERASLAKAFCGERLRETVAIGRSILGGNGILLEHEVARYFADAEALYSYEGTHEMNTLIVGRAITGMSAFL is encoded by the coding sequence ATGGCGCCCCTTACGCTACCCCTGGCCGGTCTCACTCGACTTTTCAAGTTCCCTGACATGGTGCGATCCCTTGGCGGGGTCAGTCCGCAAGAGATCGGCCTGTTACTGAAGAGTATTACGAGCAAGCGGCGCCCGCGGGCGCTGCCGCCGATCAACAGCGACTTCTACGACATCAGCGATATGCTGACGGCAGAAGAACGGGCCGTGCAGCGGGGCATCCGCGCCTACATGGAGCAGCGGGTGCGCCCGATTATCGGCGAGTACTGGGAGCGGGGCGAGTTTCCCCACGAATTGCTCCCCTCCTTCGCCGCAATGACCAGGGACGTGCTCGGCGATCGTCTCCACGGCATCAGCGGCATCGGCCCGGTCACCGGCGGCATTATCGCGATGGAGCTGGCCCGCGTTGACGCCTCGATCTACACCTTCCTCGGGGTGCACTGGGGCCTGGCAATGGGGTCAATCGATCTGTTTGGCAGCGAGGAGCAGAAGCGGCGCTGGCTGGGGCCAATGCAGCGCTTCGAACTGATCGGCACATGGTCGCTCACCGAACCCGAAGTCGGCTCCGGCGCAGCGGCAGGGCTGACGACCACGGCGCGCCGCGATGAGCACGGCTGGGTGCTCAACGGCGCCAAGAAGTGGTGCGGCAACGCGCCCTTCGCCGACCTCAACATCGTCTTCGCCCGCGACATGAGCGACCACCAGGTGAAGGCCTTCGTCGTTGAACGCGGCGCGCCCGGCTATCACATCGAGAAGCTGGAGGGCAAGACCGCCCTCCGGGTAGTGCAGAACGCTAATGTGCGCCTCGAACAGGTGCGCGTGCCCGAAACCAACCGGCTCCCCGGCGTGCGGAGCTTCCGCGATGTCGCCCGCCAGTTGGGCATGGCCCGCGGCCACGTAGCCTGGGCGATGACCGGCGTGGCCATGGGCGCCTACGAACGCACCCTGGAGTACGCTAACCAGCGCATCCAGTTCGGGCGCCCCATCACCGGCTTCCAGTTGGTGCAAAACGGCCTGGTGCGTATGCTGGGCAATGTGACCGCCATGCAGACCCTCTGCATGCGGCTCAGCCAGCTCCAGGCCCGCGACGGCAAGATCAGCCAGGAGCGCGCCTCGCTCGCCAAGGCGTTCTGCGGCGAACGCTTGCGCGAGACCGTGGCCATCGGGCGCAGTATCCTCGGCGGCAACGGCATTCTGCTCGAGCACGAGGTGGCGCGCTACTTCGCCGATGCCGAGGCCCTCTACTCCTACGAGGGCACCCACGAGATGAATACGTTGATCGTTGGCCGGGCGATTACAGGGATGAGCGCGTTTCTGTAA
- a CDS encoding MFS transporter: MLRRIPQYWTWRFLLGFFFQTTPAAILTPLLTLTLAERGVEAWIIGSLAATGSISYMLALAATPGLVRRYGQRSVFRAALALGAMALVGLVLVAHPLPLAGCFALAGFTAGLRFTLAESWAPALALPERRGRVMALFQTSIGAALFAGAGSLLLTGIHGPAPRALALATGLAALVLLWPMPVPAAARATPLKAGLRGALAQVGPLAFGMALLGGLFESGLSVALPLYGLQVGIGSSLATGIVTAMGLGSLAQYPFGALADRWPWRQVILGTTAAIALSALLLPLAHGAPWLLLLLGVVWGGAGGGLYTLATIRNSARLRGERLISASAVTQFAYMIGDASGPAIGGLALDLAPGFGLPALVIGAGLLGLGLILGVTESGQRSLPPASPAPGRAEA; the protein is encoded by the coding sequence ATGTTACGGCGCATCCCACAATACTGGACCTGGCGGTTCCTCCTTGGCTTCTTCTTCCAGACCACCCCCGCCGCGATTCTTACCCCCCTGCTGACGCTAACGCTGGCCGAGCGGGGCGTGGAGGCCTGGATCATCGGCAGCCTGGCAGCCACGGGGTCCATCTCCTATATGCTGGCCCTGGCGGCCACGCCGGGCCTGGTTCGGCGTTACGGGCAGCGATCCGTCTTCCGCGCAGCGCTGGCCCTGGGCGCCATGGCGCTGGTCGGTCTGGTGCTGGTCGCCCATCCTCTGCCCCTGGCGGGCTGCTTCGCCCTGGCGGGCTTCACTGCGGGCCTGCGCTTCACCCTGGCCGAGAGCTGGGCCCCGGCGCTGGCCCTGCCAGAGCGACGCGGGCGGGTGATGGCGTTGTTCCAGACCAGCATCGGCGCGGCGCTCTTCGCCGGGGCCGGCAGCCTGCTGCTGACGGGCATTCACGGCCCGGCGCCGCGGGCGCTGGCCCTGGCGACGGGCCTGGCGGCGCTGGTCCTGCTCTGGCCCATGCCTGTGCCCGCGGCGGCCCGCGCGACGCCGCTCAAGGCCGGTCTGCGGGGCGCGCTGGCGCAGGTCGGACCGCTGGCGTTCGGCATGGCCCTGCTCGGCGGCCTGTTCGAGTCGGGGTTGAGCGTAGCCCTGCCGCTCTACGGGCTGCAAGTCGGCATTGGCTCAAGCCTGGCGACCGGCATCGTCACTGCGATGGGGCTGGGCAGCCTGGCGCAGTACCCCTTCGGCGCCCTGGCCGACCGCTGGCCGTGGCGCCAGGTGATCCTCGGAACCACCGCGGCGATCGCGCTGAGCGCGCTGCTCCTGCCCCTGGCTCACGGCGCGCCCTGGCTGCTGCTGCTCCTCGGCGTGGTCTGGGGCGGTGCTGGCGGCGGCCTGTACACCCTGGCAACCATCCGCAACAGCGCCCGCCTGCGCGGCGAGCGCCTGATCAGCGCTTCGGCGGTGACGCAGTTCGCCTACATGATCGGCGATGCCAGCGGCCCGGCCATTGGCGGCCTCGCCCTTGACCTGGCGCCGGGCTTCGGCCTGCCTGCTCTGGTGATCGGCGCCGGCCTGCTCGGATTGGGCCTCATCCTCGGCGTGACCGAGTCCGGGCAGCGCTCCCTTCCCCCCGCCAGCCCCGCCCCTGGCCGGGCCGAAGCATAG